In Deinococcus ficus, a single genomic region encodes these proteins:
- a CDS encoding MFS transporter, with protein MRSELDLSDARLGVALAGVTLGSVLSLPFTTRLLRRLRPGGVTFLSGAVMAAGLALTGFASSWPLLVASLVAFGAGFGLMDVALNVVGVRLEAQLHRSLLSRLHGMYSLGALLGALLGALLITRGWDRPQHLTALSVLGLIAAAGCSRGLSAVTDYDAGDASPAPAWRGGLTVPLAMLGLLAFAAAVAEGAVGDWAGVYLRETVGSPPGVAALAFAGFSLTMLLGRLAGDGLATRFGPGPVGAGGVTIALGGLGLAVGVPVLAASTAGFMLFGLGLSVLAPLTFSAAGHWSAGNPAAMAVVGGVFYAGFVAGPPLLGVAAQGSSLRLAWLVVVVLLGVALVLTPWLCRRTHEKTLEAAA; from the coding sequence GCTCCGGCGCCTGCGCCCGGGGGGCGTGACGTTCCTCAGTGGGGCCGTGATGGCCGCCGGTCTGGCACTCACAGGCTTCGCGTCGTCCTGGCCGCTGCTGGTTGCCTCACTGGTCGCGTTCGGAGCCGGCTTCGGCCTGATGGACGTCGCCCTCAACGTGGTGGGGGTGCGGTTGGAAGCGCAGCTGCACCGGTCGCTGCTCTCCCGCCTGCATGGGATGTACAGCCTGGGCGCCCTGCTGGGCGCGCTACTGGGGGCGCTGCTCATCACGCGGGGCTGGGACCGGCCACAGCACCTGACGGCCCTGAGCGTGCTGGGCCTGATCGCGGCCGCGGGGTGTTCCCGGGGATTGTCGGCCGTGACCGACTACGACGCCGGTGACGCGTCTCCCGCCCCGGCCTGGCGGGGTGGACTCACCGTCCCCCTGGCCATGCTGGGCCTGCTGGCGTTCGCGGCCGCGGTCGCCGAGGGGGCAGTGGGCGACTGGGCGGGGGTGTACCTGCGTGAAACGGTCGGCAGCCCTCCCGGTGTGGCCGCCCTGGCGTTCGCCGGATTCTCCCTGACGATGCTGCTGGGCCGCCTGGCCGGCGACGGCCTGGCAACCCGGTTTGGTCCTGGCCCCGTGGGCGCCGGAGGGGTGACCATCGCGCTCGGGGGACTCGGGCTGGCGGTGGGCGTGCCGGTCCTGGCGGCCTCGACGGCGGGGTTCATGCTGTTCGGTCTGGGTCTGTCGGTCCTGGCGCCGCTGACCTTCAGCGCCGCGGGGCACTGGTCCGCTGGGAATCCCGCGGCGATGGCGGTGGTGGGTGGGGTCTTTTACGCCGGGTTCGTGGCGGGTCCACCCCTCCTCGGGGTGGCGGCGCAGGGGTCATCGCTGCGCCTGGCCTGGCTGGTGGTCGTGGTGCTGTTGGGGGTGGCCCTGGTCCTGACACCGTGGCTGTGCCGGCGAACGCACGAGAAGACTTTGGAAGCTGCAGCGTGA